The region GTGGCAAGAAGCTCGGCATCGTCGGTTACGGCTCGATCGGTACGCAACTGTCGGTCCTGGCTGAAGGCCTGGGCATGCAGGTGTTCTTCTACGACACCGTGACCAAGCTGCCATTGGGCAACGCGACTCAGGTCGGTAACCTGACCGAGCTGCTGGGCATGTCCGACATCGTCACCCTGCACGTACCGGAAACCGCAGCCACCCAGTGGATGATCGGCGAGAAGGAAATCCGCGCTATCAAGAAGGGCGGCATTCTGATCAACGCCGCTCGCGGCACCGTGGTCGAACTGGACGCCCTGGCGGACGCGATCAAGGACAAGCACCTGATCGGCGCGGCCATCGACGTATTCCCGGTGGAGCCTCGCTCCAACGACGAAGAGTTCGAAAGCCCGCTGCGTGGTCTGGACAACGTGATCCTGACCCCGCACATCGGTGGTTCCACCGCTGAAGCGCAAGCCAACATCGGTCTGGAAGTGGCAGAAAAACTGGTCAAGTACAGCGACAACGGTACGTCCGTATCGTCGGTGAACTTCCCGGAAGTGGCCCTGCCGGCTCACCCTGGCAAGCACCGTCTGCTGCACATCCACCAGAACATTCCGGGTGTGATGAGCGAGATCAACAAGGTCTTCGCCGAAAACGGTATCAACATCTCCGGTCAGTTCCTGCAGACCAACGAGAAAGTCGGCTACGTGGTTATCGACGTAGACGCCGACTACTCGGAAATCGCCCAAGAGAAACTGCAGCACATCAACGGCACCATTCGTTGCCGTGTACTGTTCTGATAACTGCTTGAGCGACAAAAAAAGGGAACCCTCGGGTTCCCTTTTTCATGCCTGCGGAAAAGTTACTTCACCGTCACGGTGATCTTTTCCGAGACGATTGGCGGATCGAAAGCCATGTGGTTCTTGTCGCCCAGTTCGAGTTGCAACGTGTGCTGGCCTGGGGTCAATGTCACCTCGGTTTCAGTCTGGGCCTTGCCGAAGTGCACATGATTGGCATCTGACGGGATCACCGAACCGGCAGGAATGACCTCCTTGGCGTCGATCAGCAGGTGGTGGTGGCCGGTGTTCGCAGTGGCGTCACCCGCCGGAGCCAGAGCAACGCCTTTGACTTCAAACTTGACCTTGAACGTCTTGCCAACAGTTTCGCCGCTGGTTGGCGAGCCGATGTTCACTGCGGCACCTTGCGGGGCCGGGGTAGCTGCGCTGGCCATCATCGAAGCGCCCAGCAAAAGGGCCGCCAAAACAGCACGTGACATGAATGTTTGCATTCTCTTCTCCAGTTTTTTCGTAAAATCCGCTTGGCCGTGACAACTTCACGGCTATTCGTTGTCGAAGGACCTCAATAACCATAGCAAAGCGCGCCTGAACCAGAGCGCCGCGATAATGAATTCAAAGGAGTGACCATGCGTTTTTTGCCTGGCCTGATCTGCCTGCTACCCCTTTTGAGCCCTTTGGCTCATGCCGAACTGATTGATGACGTTAACGACCGTGGCGAATTGCGCATTGCCCTGGAAGCCAATACACCGCCATTCAATTTCAAGGACGACGGCAAACTCACAGGGTTTGAAGTCGAGCTGGGTCAGTTGCTGGCCAATGAACTGGATGTGCGGGCCGACTTCGTTGTCACTGAGTCAAACGATCTGCTGCCAGGCGTTGAAACCGGCAAGTACGACGTCGCCATCAACCACATAGCAGTGACCGCGAATCTGAAGGATCGTTTCGACTTCAGCGAACCTTACAGCCACACCGATGCGCAATTGATCACACAGAAAGAAGAAGCGCCGCGCTCGATGCTGCTGGTGCAGTCGCTGAAGGAAGAGGCGCCCAAGGCGAGCCAGCCAGTGAGCCTGGCGATTCCGTTCCAGAAAGGAAACCCGGCATTCCACGCCAGCCTCGACAACGCGTTGCAGCGGATCAAGGCGGATGGTCGGTTGGAGGCGTTGACGCAGAAGTGGTTTGGGGCGGATACGAGCGTAGAGCCCAAACCCTGATTAACCCGCAATAGATCAAGTGCTGGAGATCCAATGTGGGAGCGGGCTTGCTCGCGAATGCGGTGTGTCATTCAATGATGATGCTGACTGATCCACCGCTTTCGCGAGCAAGCCCGCTCCCACAGGGGTTTTGTGTAAGTCGTCAGTCTTGCGCGATTAATGCCACTGCGGCTTGCGGCAACTCAAGTTCGCTGAAAACTTGGACTCCATGGCGCTTAAGCAACGCCGTCGTCACCCCTTCGCCACTGACCTTCACCCCACTGAAGCTCCCGTCATAGGTCAGCAAATTCCCGCACGACGGACTATTAGCCTTCAAAACAGCAATCCGGATGCCGTGCTTCTGCACCAGCTCCAACGCTTGATAAGCCCCCGAAAGAAACGCCGCGCTGACGTCCTCACCCTCGGTAGTGATCACCGGCGCACGGCCATCAAGCACGTCACCACCCTGCCCGCCCGGAATCTCCGCCGCAGCCCTTGGCGTCGGCAACCCGCCGGCCATTTCCGGGCACAACGGCACGACCCGGCCTTCGGCGATCCACTGATCCAGCAAATCAAACGGCCCACTGGCCCCGCCGTCGTAGCGCACGCGGTGGCCCAACAGGCAGCGGCTGACCAGAATCTTTTGCATGATCAGAACGGCTCGTTGCCACGACGCCGGAACCAGCCCGTCAACGACAGGCGCTCCCGGGTCGCAGGCAGGACTTCGTGGGGCACTTCGCCCGACAGGAATACCACCAGGCAGCCACCAGTAGGCACGACGTTGTGTTCGACGCCATCCTCCAGGTACATGCGCAGTTCGCCGCCGTGCTCGGGCAGCCAGGCGTCATTGAGGTAGATCACCGCCGAGACCATGCGCCGGTCGTCGTCGCGGAAACGGTCCACATGCTTGAGGTAGAAAGCACCGGGCGGGTACAGGGCGAAGTGGCTTTCGAAGTCTTCCAGACCGAGGAACAACCCGCGATTCATCGCCTCGCGCAGGCTGTCCATCAAACTCAGATAACTGTCGCAGGCCTCGGTTTCACCGGGTTCGAGCCACTGAATGTGGTCGCCACGAATGCCTTCGCGAATCTCTGAAGTCGGCCCACGGCCCACCGCCGCCGGGGCCAGTTCACCCTCGGCCGCACGTTTACGGCACTCAGCCGCCAGTTCCCGGGTCAGACCCAGAGGCAGGAAAATATTCTGCCGCGACCAGCCACGTTCGGCCAAGTCGTCGACGATACGTAACAGCAGCGGGTGATCAGAGGGTATTTGCATGGCGCGCATAGTATTCCTGTGCCTGCAAATCCGACAGAGCCGCGCAGCGGGCTGATACGAATTCTCGACAAGTTCTTGTACCGCACGGAGAATAGTCGCCTGCTGACAGGAGTCCCTATGCGCCGTTTGCTTTTTTCACTGTTGATGTTCTGTGTTTTGCCCGCTTGGGCAGACGGCCACGACCAGTTGTACAAGGTCGCCGGTTGGCCAGACCAACGCGCGCATTTCAACGACGCACTCTCGGCCGCTCAGCAGCGCTACCAGAACAGCTTGCCGCCAGCGGTGTTTCAGGCTCTGGTGAACAACAGCAACCAGCGCTTCGCCCCCAAGCCATGGACCAGCGCGCCGAAGCGCAATTGCGCAAGACTCTGGCCGACCCGAAACCGGCCCTGACTTTCTTTCAAACTCCACTGGGCAAGAAAATCGTCGCCGCCGAACTGCTGGCGACCCGGCGCGATCAACTGGCGAAAAACGCCAAGGGCTTGCCCAAGATCGAGGCCAGCGACACGCGTCTGTTGATCATCGGCCATCTGGCCCAAGCCTTACCGGCCCGCGAGGCAGGTGCTGAAGTCACCTTGGCAATTGCCGGCATCGCGGCGGACAGTCTGAGTTCGATGATCCCCGGTTTGCTCGGTGGCGGTCAGGCGCCAGGGATGTTGAATGGTCAGCGCCAGCGCTTGATGGATCAGATTGGCACCGACCTCAACAACACGCTGCTCTACGTTTATCGCGACTTGTCGGATAACGAACTGGAAGAATTCGCCACGTTTGCCGAATCGGCTGAGGGCAAGGCGTATTACCAGGCAGCGCTGGCGGCGATTCGCGCGGGGTTGGCGGTGGGGCAAAGCACCTCGAATTTAAATCAGTAATTTTGGGCGTTTGGAAGATTGCCTTCGCGGGCAAGCCCGCTCCCACATTGGAATGCACTTCAAATGTGGGGGCGGGCTTGCCCGCGAAGAGGCCCTAACAGCCGCTACAGATTCCGGCCTTTAATCCGCTTCGTCAAAAACCCGAAATACTCTTCCCGCAACGCCAGCGTCTCGTTCGCCAGATGATGCCGCGCCTCAGGCAGCATCAACACCTGCGGCCGATCAAACTTGGCCTTCAACACCTCCAGGTTGTGCTCCCAGTCCACCGTCATGTCCGCCTGCCCCTGCACGATCAGCGGCCGTCGTGGGCTGTTCGGTGCGGCCTCGACGCGCTTGATCCAGCGTCCCAACGCGCCCACCCACGCCGTCGGCAAACGCAGCGGCTGCAACGGGTCGGCGAGCAGAAATGGCAAGAACGCCGGGTCATTGGAGTTCTCGCTGAAACGCCGGGCAATGCCTTTGACGAAGGGCTTGAGCAGGTAATAGCTCAACTGCGACCAACCCCAGGCTCGCGGTCGTACCAGCGGCGACAGCAAAATCAACTGACCCTGAGCCGGACTGTTCGCACCTTGGTTCAGCACATGATCAATCACGATCGCCCCGCCAGTGCTCTGCCCGCACAGGTGCCACGGCTGCGGCAAATTCAGCGACTGCGCTTCAGTGAACAAGCCTTGCAGGGTGTCCTGATACTCGGCGAAATCCTTGATGCTCGCGCGCTCGCCGCTGGACAGGCCATGCCCCGGCAAATCGCAGGCGATCACCGCAAACCCCTGATCCAGCGCCCACTCAATCACATGCCGATAGAGCCCGGTGTGATCGTAGAAGCCGTGAAACAGGAACAACGTCGCCTTCGCCCGCGCCGGCCACCAGACCTGGCTGACCACCTCATAACCATCGACCGCGAAACGACCGAGCCCCTTGCGCAGCGTACGTCCGGGGAAATCCAGCCCATAAAACGTCTGATAGGCCTGGCCCTCAGTCGACAACGGCTGCCACTCGGCCAATGGCCGCAGGCCGGCGCGCAAATGATCGGGAGTGAAAGTGGCAGGCATGGTTATTCCAGAACGTGAAACAGACTTTATGGGCCTGCGATATTCATCTGTCGCGGCAAGCATGGCAAGCTAGCCGACCTTCGAGGATCGAAACCCATGCGTCCGGCCTACCGCACCACTCTGCTTGCCAGCCTGCTCGCCCTCATGTGTGCTGGCGTGCTGTGGGCGGCGTACGATTGGTTTCAGGGTCGCTACCTGCGGGCGTTCAGCGAGCACACGGCGGTGTTTTCCGGCGACCCATTGCGCCTGCCCGACAACCTCGCCGGCCCCGGCGCCATCCGCCTCGTACATTTCTGGGACCCGGCCTGCCCGTGCAACGTTGGCAATCAACAGCACCTCACCGAACTGGTTGAGCGCTATGTACCGCAGGGCGTCGAGTTTTACTCGGTACAAAAACCCGGCAGCCACGGCCAGTTGCCCAGCACCTTGAGCAGCCTGAAAACCATCACCGTACTGCCCGGCTCCGAGCAGATCCCCGCCAGCCCGGCGGTGGCGATCTGGGACCGCGCCGGCAAGCTCGCGTATTTCGGCCCGTACAGTGAAGGCCTGACCTGCAACTCGAGCAACAGCTTTATCGAACCGATCCTGCAAGCGCTGAACGAAGGCCGCACGGTGAACGCCACCCACACGCTGGCGGTGGGTTGCTATTGTCCGTGGGCGGTGGAAGTGAAGTAAGGCATTCCGGACTATTCAAGGACGGTGGGTGCCCGGCACAGAAAGTCTGTGCTACATGTTTGCAGCCCACACGGGCGGCAATCTCGAAGAACAAGGAGTCACCATGAAACGCGTCCTGACCGTACTTGCCTTGCTGATCGTCGCGCTCGCCATCGGCGTGGGCGGCTACATCTACAGCAAGCAGCCGACGCGCCAGGGCCAGGTGACGCTGAACAACCTGCAAGGTTCGGTGACCGTGCGCTACGACGAGCGCGGCGTACCGCATATCCGCGCCGACAACGAAACCGACCTCTACCGCGCCCTCGGCTACGTCCACGCCCAGGACCGCTTGTTCCAGATGGAGGTCATGCGCCGGCTGGCCCGTGGCGAACTGGCGGAAGTCCTCGGGCCGAAACTGGTGGACACCGACAAACTGTTCCGCAGCCTGCGCATCCGCGAGCGTGCCGAGAGCTATGTGGCCGCGCTGGATCGTCAGTCACCGGCGTGGAAAGCCCTGCAAGCCTATCTGGACGGGATCAACCAATATCAGGACACCCACGCTGCACCCGCAGAGTTTGACGTGCTGGGCATCCACAAACGCCCCTTCACCGCCGAAGACAGCATCAGCGTCGCCGGCTACATGGCCTACAGCTTTGCCGCCGCGTTTCGCACCGAGCCATTGCTGACCTACGTCCGCGATCAGCTCGGCCCCGACTACCTGAACATCTTCGACCTCGACTGGCAGCCCAAAGGCGTGTTGGCCAAGGCCCGCGCCAAACCCGGCCCGGCACTGGCCGCCAGCGACTGGAAAGACCTGAACGCCCTCGCTCGCCTGAGCGAACAAGCCATGACCGAGAACGGTTTGCCGCAGTTCGAGGGCAGCAACGCCTGGGTCATTTCCGGTAACCGCAGCAAAAGTGGCAAGCCGCTGCTGGCCGGTGACCCGCACATTCGCTTCTCGGTGCCGTCGGTGTGGTACGAGGCGCAACTGTCGGCGCCGGGCTTTGAGCTTTACGGTCACCATCAGGCGTTGGTGCCGTTCGCGTTCCTGGGGCACAACCTGGATTTCGGCTGGAGCCTGACCATGTTCCAGAATGACGACCTGGACTTGATCGCCGAGAAGGTCAACCCGGACAACCCGAACCAGGTCTGGTATCGCGGCAAGTGGGTGGACATGGTCAGCACCGAACAGCAGATCGCCGTGAAAGGCCAGGCGCCGGTCACGCTGACGCTGCGTCAGTCGCCTCATGGCCCGATCATCAACGACGTGCTCGGCACCGCGGCCGGCAAGACGCCGGTCGCCATGTGGTGGGCGTTCCTCGAAACGCCGAATCCGATTCTCGAAGGCTTCTATCAGCTCAACCGTGCCGACACCCTGGCCAAGGCCCGCGCCGCAGCGGCCAAGGTTCAGGCGCCGGGGTTGAACATCGTCTACGCCAATGCCAAGGGTGATATCGGCTGGTGGGCCTCGGCCCTGCTGCCCAAGCGCCCGGCTGGAGTGAAACCGGGCTTCATCCTCGATGGCAGCACCAGTCAGGCGGACAAGGAAGGTTTCTACCCGTTCAGCGCCAACCCCCAGGAAGAGAACCCGGCGCGGGGCTATATCGTCTCGGCCAACTTCCAACCCGTCTCGCCCACCGGCATGGAGATTCCCGGCTACTACAACCTGGCCGACCGCGGTCAACAGCTCAATCGCCAGCTCAACGACAAAAACGTGAAGTGGGACAACGACGCCAACCAGAAGCTGCAACTGGGTACCACCACCGCTTACGGCCCGCGCTTGCTGGCGCCGTTGCTGCCGGTATTGCGTGAAGTGGTCACTGACCCGGCCGAACAAAAACTGGTGGAGCAACTGGCCCAGTGGCAAGGCGATTACCCACTGGATTCAATCAATGCCACGGTGTTCAACCAGTTTCTGTACAACCTGGCCGACGCGACGATGCGCGATGAACTGGGCAACGACTTCTTTGAAACGCTGCTCTCGACCCGGGTGATCGACGCCGCGCTGCCGCGTCTGGCCGCCAACCCGGATTCGCCGTGGTGGGACAACCGCAACACCCCGGCCAAGGAAACCCGCGCCGACACGGTGAAGGTCGCGTGGCAGGCGAGCATTGCGCACCTCAAGACCACGCTGGGTGCTGATTTCACCCAGTGGCAGTGGGGCAAGGCGCACACGCTGACCCACGGTCATCCGCTGGGGATGCAGAAGCCTTTGGACCGGATTTTCAACGTCGGCCCGTTCGCCGCTCCCGGCAGCCACGAAGTACCGAACAACCTCTCGGCCAAGATTGGCCCGGCGCCATGGCCAGTGACGTATGGCCCGTCGACCCGGCGGCTGATCGACTTCGCCGACCCGGCCCACAGCCTGACCATCAACCCGGTCGGCCAGAGCGGCGTGCCGTTCGACAGCCACTATGACGACCAGGCTGAGGCGTATATCGAAGGGGTTTATTTGCAGGCGCATTTCAGTGATGAAGAAGTGACGGCGAATACCCGGAGTACGTTGAAGCTGTTGCCGGCGCGGTAGTTTTTTGTTGTTCGGACTGCCGTCTTCGCGAGCAAGCCCGCTCCCACATCGGACCGTGTCCGTGCAAACAACGCGGTCAACTGTGGGAGCGGGCTTGCTCGCAAGAGGCCCGCACAAACACCCCAAAATCTAAATCCCCCGCCGCACCCTCCCCGGCGCCTCGCCATAAATCTCCTTGAATTTCTTGCTGAACGCCGCTTGTGATTGATACCCGACCTGCAGCGCAATATCGCTCAACCCCAGGTGCGATTGGCTCAGCAAACTGAACGCCAACTCCATCCGCACTTGCGTCAGCAACACCCACGGCGACACGCCGGCCACCTTCACAAACGCGCGCATGAACGTCGCCCGGGACATGTTCGCCGTTTCCGCCAGACCTTCGATGGTCCACTCATGGGCCGGGTCCGCCAGCATCGCCTGCCAGGCGCGGCCCAGGCGTTTATCACCGAGTAGCGCCAGTGTGCCGCTGGCTGGCCCCAACGTCGCCAGATGCGCCCGCAGCATCAGGGTGAACAACGCCTGCGATAACGCGTCGAGCAAAAACTTCGCCCCGGCCTGATTGCTCTCCGCCTCACCGCGCAACACCTCGACCAACGCCGGCAACGGCCCATTGGCCGGGAGCGCACCGCTGGGGATCACCAAATACGCGGGCAGCGCGGCAAACAGCAAGGAAGCGCGGTTGTAATGGAAGGTCCCGCAGAGCATGTCCAGATCCGCGCTCGCACCACCGATGCGATGCACCTGCAACGCACCACCGACGATGATCTTCGGCACAGTCGGGGTGACGGTTTTTCCGGGGCTGTGGATAACGTGGGGCGTGCCGCCGGGCAGCAGCAGGATATCGCCTGCGCGCATCGGCAGACGCTGGCCGTCGGGAAACTCCACGCGGCATTCGCCCGCCAATACGATGTGATAAGGCGCCATACCCAGCGCTTCCTGCCCATGGGCCAGCGCCCAGTCGCCCTGGAATTGGCAGCGCAGGTCCAGACTGCCGCGAACGTTGGCCAGCGTGATGAGTTTATCGATCGGATTCATTTGAGCGCATCGAGGAAAGATCTGAGCGGATCGAACAAACCCGAACCGCGCCAAGGAGCAAGACTGAACGTGTCGAAACAGTACACCCAACCTGCTCAGGAGTTAACGCAATGTTCAATAACTGGTCCGAACTGCTGCCCACCATTCAGAAAGCGTTTGGCGCGCTGGGCAAGAGCAACCCGAAAATGGTCAAGGCCTACATGGCTCTTGGTGAAGCCGCTGCGGAAAACGACGTGCTGGATGCCAAGACTCGCGAATTGATCTCCATTGCCGTGGCCATTACTACTCGTTGTGATGGCTGTATTGCCGCGCATACC is a window of Pseudomonas sp. 10S4 DNA encoding:
- the serA gene encoding phosphoglycerate dehydrogenase, giving the protein MSKTSLDKSKIKFLLLEGVHQSAVDVLKSAGYTSIEYLTGSLPEAQLKEKIADAHFIGIRSRTQLTEEIFDHAKKLVAVGCFCIGTNQVDLNAARERGIAVFNAPYSNTRSVAELVLAEAILLLRGIPEKNASCHRGGWIKSAANSFEIRGKKLGIVGYGSIGTQLSVLAEGLGMQVFFYDTVTKLPLGNATQVGNLTELLGMSDIVTLHVPETAATQWMIGEKEIRAIKKGGILINAARGTVVELDALADAIKDKHLIGAAIDVFPVEPRSNDEEFESPLRGLDNVILTPHIGGSTAEAQANIGLEVAEKLVKYSDNGTSVSSVNFPEVALPAHPGKHRLLHIHQNIPGVMSEINKVFAENGINISGQFLQTNEKVGYVVIDVDADYSEIAQEKLQHINGTIRCRVLF
- a CDS encoding DUF4399 domain-containing protein produces the protein MQTFMSRAVLAALLLGASMMASAATPAPQGAAVNIGSPTSGETVGKTFKVKFEVKGVALAPAGDATANTGHHHLLIDAKEVIPAGSVIPSDANHVHFGKAQTETEVTLTPGQHTLQLELGDKNHMAFDPPIVSEKITVTVK
- a CDS encoding transporter substrate-binding domain-containing protein; protein product: MRFLPGLICLLPLLSPLAHAELIDDVNDRGELRIALEANTPPFNFKDDGKLTGFEVELGQLLANELDVRADFVVTESNDLLPGVETGKYDVAINHIAVTANLKDRFDFSEPYSHTDAQLITQKEEAPRSMLLVQSLKEEAPKASQPVSLAIPFQKGNPAFHASLDNALQRIKADGRLEALTQKWFGADTSVEPKP
- a CDS encoding DUF523 domain-containing protein encodes the protein MQKILVSRCLLGHRVRYDGGASGPFDLLDQWIAEGRVVPLCPEMAGGLPTPRAAAEIPGGQGGDVLDGRAPVITTEGEDVSAAFLSGAYQALELVQKHGIRIAVLKANSPSCGNLLTYDGSFSGVKVSGEGVTTALLKRHGVQVFSELELPQAAVALIAQD
- a CDS encoding 2OG-Fe(II) oxygenase, giving the protein MRAMQIPSDHPLLLRIVDDLAERGWSRQNIFLPLGLTRELAAECRKRAAEGELAPAAVGRGPTSEIREGIRGDHIQWLEPGETEACDSYLSLMDSLREAMNRGLFLGLEDFESHFALYPPGAFYLKHVDRFRDDDRRMVSAVIYLNDAWLPEHGGELRMYLEDGVEHNVVPTGGCLVVFLSGEVPHEVLPATRERLSLTGWFRRRGNEPF
- a CDS encoding alpha/beta hydrolase, whose product is MPATFTPDHLRAGLRPLAEWQPLSTEGQAYQTFYGLDFPGRTLRKGLGRFAVDGYEVVSQVWWPARAKATLFLFHGFYDHTGLYRHVIEWALDQGFAVIACDLPGHGLSSGERASIKDFAEYQDTLQGLFTEAQSLNLPQPWHLCGQSTGGAIVIDHVLNQGANSPAQGQLILLSPLVRPRAWGWSQLSYYLLKPFVKGIARRFSENSNDPAFLPFLLADPLQPLRLPTAWVGALGRWIKRVEAAPNSPRRPLIVQGQADMTVDWEHNLEVLKAKFDRPQVLMLPEARHHLANETLALREEYFGFLTKRIKGRNL
- a CDS encoding DUF6436 domain-containing protein — protein: MRPAYRTTLLASLLALMCAGVLWAAYDWFQGRYLRAFSEHTAVFSGDPLRLPDNLAGPGAIRLVHFWDPACPCNVGNQQHLTELVERYVPQGVEFYSVQKPGSHGQLPSTLSSLKTITVLPGSEQIPASPAVAIWDRAGKLAYFGPYSEGLTCNSSNSFIEPILQALNEGRTVNATHTLAVGCYCPWAVEVK
- a CDS encoding penicillin acylase family protein; protein product: MKRVLTVLALLIVALAIGVGGYIYSKQPTRQGQVTLNNLQGSVTVRYDERGVPHIRADNETDLYRALGYVHAQDRLFQMEVMRRLARGELAEVLGPKLVDTDKLFRSLRIRERAESYVAALDRQSPAWKALQAYLDGINQYQDTHAAPAEFDVLGIHKRPFTAEDSISVAGYMAYSFAAAFRTEPLLTYVRDQLGPDYLNIFDLDWQPKGVLAKARAKPGPALAASDWKDLNALARLSEQAMTENGLPQFEGSNAWVISGNRSKSGKPLLAGDPHIRFSVPSVWYEAQLSAPGFELYGHHQALVPFAFLGHNLDFGWSLTMFQNDDLDLIAEKVNPDNPNQVWYRGKWVDMVSTEQQIAVKGQAPVTLTLRQSPHGPIINDVLGTAAGKTPVAMWWAFLETPNPILEGFYQLNRADTLAKARAAAAKVQAPGLNIVYANAKGDIGWWASALLPKRPAGVKPGFILDGSTSQADKEGFYPFSANPQEENPARGYIVSANFQPVSPTGMEIPGYYNLADRGQQLNRQLNDKNVKWDNDANQKLQLGTTTAYGPRLLAPLLPVLREVVTDPAEQKLVEQLAQWQGDYPLDSINATVFNQFLYNLADATMRDELGNDFFETLLSTRVIDAALPRLAANPDSPWWDNRNTPAKETRADTVKVAWQASIAHLKTTLGADFTQWQWGKAHTLTHGHPLGMQKPLDRIFNVGPFAAPGSHEVPNNLSAKIGPAPWPVTYGPSTRRLIDFADPAHSLTINPVGQSGVPFDSHYDDQAEAYIEGVYLQAHFSDEEVTANTRSTLKLLPAR
- a CDS encoding AraC family transcriptional regulator, with the translated sequence MNPIDKLITLANVRGSLDLRCQFQGDWALAHGQEALGMAPYHIVLAGECRVEFPDGQRLPMRAGDILLLPGGTPHVIHSPGKTVTPTVPKIIVGGALQVHRIGGASADLDMLCGTFHYNRASLLFAALPAYLVIPSGALPANGPLPALVEVLRGEAESNQAGAKFLLDALSQALFTLMLRAHLATLGPASGTLALLGDKRLGRAWQAMLADPAHEWTIEGLAETANMSRATFMRAFVKVAGVSPWVLLTQVRMELAFSLLSQSHLGLSDIALQVGYQSQAAFSKKFKEIYGEAPGRVRRGI
- a CDS encoding carboxymuconolactone decarboxylase family protein — protein: MFNNWSELLPTIQKAFGALGKSNPKMVKAYMALGEAAAENDVLDAKTRELISIAVAITTRCDGCIAAHTDAAIKAGASREEVAATLATAISLNAGAAYIYSLRTLEAYDSLKG